ACATCCGCGCCGGTGACCGGATCTTCCTGGTGACCGCCGCCGCCAACCGCGACCCGCGGCAGTTCGACGACCCGGACACCTTCGACGTCCACCGCGGCCGCACCTCGCACCTCGGCTTCGGGTACGGCATCCACTTCTGCATCGGCGCGCCGCTGGCCCGACTCGTGGCAGGAAGTGCGCTCGGGGTCCTGGTACGGGAGCACCCGAACCTGCGGCTCCTCCCGTCCCGCCACGAGTGGCAGCTCTCGCTGCTCAACCGCAGTCTCAAGGACCTCCCCGTCAGCTACTGACGTCCTCCGCGCTCCTCCTCCGCACTCCGCCCCAGACGAAGACGAAGACGAAGGTGACGAACCAGCGCATGACTGAGACCATCACCCCGCCCGTGCCCCCGGCCGAACGACCCTCCCTGCGCGCGCCCCTGCGCACGCCCTCCTTCCGCAACCTGTGGGCCGCCCAGTCCTTCTCGCTCCTGGGAGACGGGTTCAGCACCGTCGCCTTCGCCTGGATCACCCTCACGCTCACCCACTCCAGCCTGGCTCTCGGCGTGGTCCTCGCCTGCCAGGCCGTGCCGCGCGCCCTGCTCACCCTGCTCGGCGGGGCGCTCAGCGACAGGGTGTCGGCCCGTCACCTGATGATGTTCTCCAGCCTCCTGCGCTGCGCGCTGATGGCGGGAGTGGCGGCAGCCGGATTCACGCACCTGCTCAACCTGTGGATGCTGTTCGCGGCAGCGGCGCTCTTCGGCGCGGTCGACGCGTTCTTCCAGCCCGCACGCAGCTCCGTCCTGCCCTCGGTCGTCGAGCCCGAGCAGTTGGAGCCGGCGAACGCCCTTCTCAGCGTGGGCAGCCGGGTCGCCTCGGTGCTCGGCCCGGCCGTCGGCGGCATCGTGGTGGCCGCCACCGACCCCAGTGCCGCCTTCGCCGTCGACAGTTGCTGCTTCGCCCTGGTCGCCCTGTTCGCCGGCCGGGCCACCCGCCGCATCACCGCCCCGGCAGCCGGGACCGGCGCCGACACGGCCAAGGAGTCCCTCGGCAGCCGGATCCGGGCCGGCCTGGTCTACGTCTTCTCGGACCCGCGGATCCGCGCCATGGTCGCCATCGACACCGCCGTGACCTTCTGCTATGCGGGCCCGTTCACCGTGGGCTTCGCCAGTCTGGCCAAGTTCCGGTTCCACGGCGGAGCGACCTCCCTCGGCCTGCTCGACGGCGCACTGGCCGCAGGAGCCATCGTCGGCGCCCTCCTGGGCGGCGCAACCCGTCGCCACCTGCGCGTGGGCCTGCTCATCTCCGCTCTCACCGGCTGGTTGGGCACCGGGATGCTCGCCCTGGGGATGCTCGGCAATCTGGCCGAAGCCGTCGGTGTGGTGCTGCTCATGGGTCTGGGCATCGGCTTCCAGGGTGTGTTCGGAGTGAGCTGGATCCAGCGCAACATCCGCGGTGAGATCCTCGGTCGCGTCATATCCGTCGACATGGTCGCGGGCTACATCGCCGCCCCCGTCTCCCTGGTGCTGTGCGGCGCACTGGCCAAGTCCCACCCGGAGGCCATGTTCACCGCCACAGCCGCCATCCTGATCGTCACCGGAGCCGCCACCCTCTGCTCCAAGCCCGTCGTCACGATGGCCTGAGCCCCTGGCACGACGGGGGGGAACCTGCCCAGGATTCCTGGACAGGTTC
Above is a genomic segment from Kitasatospora cineracea containing:
- a CDS encoding MFS transporter, producing MTETITPPVPPAERPSLRAPLRTPSFRNLWAAQSFSLLGDGFSTVAFAWITLTLTHSSLALGVVLACQAVPRALLTLLGGALSDRVSARHLMMFSSLLRCALMAGVAAAGFTHLLNLWMLFAAAALFGAVDAFFQPARSSVLPSVVEPEQLEPANALLSVGSRVASVLGPAVGGIVVAATDPSAAFAVDSCCFALVALFAGRATRRITAPAAGTGADTAKESLGSRIRAGLVYVFSDPRIRAMVAIDTAVTFCYAGPFTVGFASLAKFRFHGGATSLGLLDGALAAGAIVGALLGGATRRHLRVGLLISALTGWLGTGMLALGMLGNLAEAVGVVLLMGLGIGFQGVFGVSWIQRNIRGEILGRVISVDMVAGYIAAPVSLVLCGALAKSHPEAMFTATAAILIVTGAATLCSKPVVTMA